Genomic window (Streptomyces sp. NBC_00078):
GAAGGAGCTGGCATGCTCTGCCTCTCCGCTTCAGTCCGTTCCCAGGCCCACGGACCATCCCAGCAGGCATCAACCCGATATATTCCTGCCTCAGCATGCCCTAGAACGGGAACCCGAGGTCTCCTTCGCGGAGAGTCTGCAATGGACCGACGAATGATTCCGAGGCCGCAGTGAGTAGCTTGGACTCCCCTTACCGCGGACGGCGCCTGATGGTATTTCAGACCCGTCCCCTGATCCCCGGCTATCTGAACGACGGTTCGCAAGCAGTCCTACTGGATCTGCTAAAACACATGAGTGACATCGGCGTGCGCACAGTGGTGTACTGCGGACAGCACCGTAGCCACGCCGACGAGTTCGAACTCTGGCCCGGCGTGACAGTCCGACCCGTGCTCCCGTTCAACATGGATGGAGGTGATCCTTATCAGGCACCTATATACCATCTTGCACGCATCATCGATATCCTACGGCGCGGAGCCGACGAGAGTGATGCCGTCTACGTCCACGACTCCAATCTCCGCTTCGAATTCATCGCAAGCGGAAAACCATTGGTGCGAGGAGTTTTTGACCTGTTCTACCCGCATACCCTGGCGGGGGTCATACAGTCGGGCGATGCCCGACTCGTGGCAAATTCGGACTATGTAGGCAACTGTATCAAAGAGGCTCTCCGTAGATTCCGAACGCTTGGCGATAATGCCTTGCGGGTCGTGAACACCGGCTTTCAGGAGCCACGCTTTCGGCCAGGCAACGTCAACCAAATGCGTGACCGGCTGCGACTACCGGAGGACGCACTGCCGATTCTCTATCCGCATCGCCCGGATCCGACGAAGGGCATCTTCGAGAGCCTGGCTGTCGTGCAACTCCTCCGCAAACGATTGCACGCAGACCAGTTCCGCTCGGTCCGGCTGCTCGTCTCAGTCTGGGAGGACTTCGAACCTGGACAGGGGATAGAGGGTTTGGGAGAGCCGTATCCGACAGTGTTTCGGCAGGCCGCCGAACTCGGCATTGCCGATAAGTTGCACCTGCACTCGTGGGTTCCGAGACACGACATGAGTAACTACTACGCGCTGGGGGCAGCGACCCTGTCTATCGGGACCTTCCCTGAGGCATTCGGACATGTACATGTTGAATCTATGCTCTCGGGGACGCCAGCGATCACCTCCCGAGTCGCCGCATACAGGACCACCGTACCGGAGGAGCTCGCGCGCAAAGTGGATCCGACCGACGTGGAAGCCGCCGCCGACCAGCTGGTCGAGGTACTCGGGCGCCGTGAACGCACGGGCGCACCCCTCCAAGATCACCTTCGCGATAAGTTCGGCTTCGAACGGATGCTGGACGGTTACAGTCACGCATTTTTCGACCATGCAGAGGCAAGAGAGGGCCCATTCACAGGCGTGTCAGTCCCCGTGGCAGCGGGCACACGACTGCGCATACCCCCGTGGGCCGCAGCACTTGATTCCGGCTACTACAACGACTACAGCGGATACGCCATGGACAAGCGGCTCGAAGAATGCCTTCCCTTTATCCTGGCCAGCACAACCGTAGAGACATTGAAGGAACGCACCAGCGTCAGCGAGAGCGATATCCTCAGGTGGCTGCGCAACGGACATCTACTGAGCTTGAACTCATGACGTCGTTGGGGGTGAGTGACAGTCCGGTCTCGGCAGGCATCTGTCGATGAGGTGACCAGGACATCGCGGTCGCCGAAGCGGGCCGACAGGCGTTGCGGGAGCACGTGAAGGACGAAACACTCTTTCGTTTCCAGTTTGCCTTTCCCTGACGCTAAAGGCGGCTTCGCCGGGGACACGTCAGGGCGTTCCGTGTGGGTGGTCGTGGATCCAGGACAGGCCTCCGAGGTCGAGGCGGGTGCGGGTGCGGGTGACGGCGACGTAGGCGAGGCGGGCCTCCCCGTCGTCGATGGGACCGGGTACGGCCTGGCCCGCGTCGTCGTGCTGGTCGGAATCTTGGGGTGGGGTGAAGTCGTCCGCGATTTTCACGCGGGGCCATTCGCGGCCTTTGGCCTTGTGGGCGGTCGAGACGGTCACCTGGGCGTGCTGCTCGGGGGCGAGTTGAGCGACGGCGGTGAGGATGGCGTCGGTGCCGTGGGTGTCGACGAGGTCGACCAGGGGCTGCAGGTCGCGGCCGGCCGGGTCGTGGGCGGCGTAGTCCTGCAGTTCGCCCCAGGACGGGAACAGGAGCAGTTCGGGGTGGGTGGTGTGGCGGCCTTCTTTGAGGTCGCGGGCGGCGAGTGCCAGGGTGCGCAGGCTGTCTCCTCCTCCGGCCAGCGCCACCCGGCATCCGGCGGTCATCAGGCCCATGACGTGGGACATGGCGCCGACGTTGGTGCGGCACAGCACCGCGTCGGGCCGGGTGAGGGGGCCGAGTTCGGTGGGGACGGTCTCGGTGCCGGTCAGGCGGAGGGGAGCGTCGGCGATGGCCAACCACCGATTGGCTTCCTCGGCGAGGTGGGGGCCGAAGCGGAATGACTTCGACAGGGCGAGCTGGGTGCCGTCGAAGCCGGTCATGATGTCCTTGGCGCCGCGCCAGTGGTAGATGGCTTGGGCGGAGTCGCCGACCATGACGAGTTGGGCGTGGTCGCGCTGGCTGAGGAAGATGTGTTCGACGACGGGGTTGGTGTCCTGGGCCTCGTCCAGCAGCAGGAAGTCGGCGTCGATCCTGGGCTGGGTGAGGGCCCACATTTTCAGGTAGTGGTCGTGGTCGAAGCGGACCGCGCCGGCGTCGGGGTTGTGCAGGTCGCTCCAGGCTTTGCGGGCGAAGGGCACGATGTGGGCGGCGAGTTGGGTGTGGAGATCGTTGTTCTCCAGGCCGCGCAGGCGGGGTACGTGGTGGCGGGTGATGGCCTCGTCGGCGGTGTGGCAGAAGCTGGCCACGGTGCGCAGCAGGGTGTGGCAGAGGGCTCTTTGGGAGATGTCGTGCTCTGCGATGCGGATGGCCTTGGTGACGCCGAGGGCCTGGCCGGTCTGCCAGGCCGGGCGGCGGGGTGCGTTCAGGCGGCGGGTGTAGCCGTGGCCGATGGCCGCGTAGGCAAGGGCGTGCGCGGTCTTGCACTGGACGGTGTTCGGGAAGCGGGTTCGTGCGTCCTGGGCGATGGCCCGGTTGAAGGCGAGGTAGCGGCCGCGGCGGGTGGTGGTGCGGGCGAGGAGGGCGAGGGTGGTGGTCTTCCCGGTGCCGGCGCCTGCCTGCAGGGCGAGGTGGTCGCCGGCGTGGAAGGCGTCGGCTGCTGCCGTCTGTTCGTCGGTCGGTTTCATGGCGTGGGCCTCTCGGAAAGCCGGGTGAGCGCGTGTCCGACGGCGGACAGCAGGTAGGCGGGGGTGGTGTGGGCCAGCAGCTGGCGTACCGCGTGGTCGAGGCGGTCGATCTCCTGGTCGGCGTGCTCGGCCAGGACGCGGTGCAGGGCCAGTTCCACGTACCGCTCCGGAGTCTGCTGCGCACGGCGGGCATCGGCTGTGAGGACAGCGTGCGTGGCGGGCGGGAAGGCGACATTGAGCAGCACCTTGTGGTCTGCGTCCGGGTAGTGCGTGGTGATCACGTCGATCGGCAGCCGTGCGCCGAGCCGGTGGCGCAGCCGGCGGGCGGCCCGGTGGGGGGTCTTGGCGGATACGAGGGTCATCAGACGGGTGGCGTCGTGGTTGGCGGCGAGCGGCAGCACGCGGGCGGCGCGGAGCAGGGCCGCCGGGGACAGGGGGCGGGTGAGCACGATTTCCAGGGCGTGATGCGGCATCGTCATCCCCTGCCGTGCCGGCGGGCCCGGGGGTGGGGCAGGCGGGTGTGGATGTGCGCCGCGTGCAGGAGGGGGTCGAAGGGCTGCCATCCGGCCAGGGCGAGGTCTGCGACGCCTGGGGCGGCGGCGTGTGTGGGACAGTGCTGGGCGCGCCAGCGCAGTTGCTCGCTGTAGGGGAAGTGGCCCAGGTCGTAGACGGCCATCAGGGTGTCGGGCAGGGCGAGTTGGCCTCGCTGGGGGCCGGTGGGCAGCAGTCTC
Coding sequences:
- a CDS encoding glycosyltransferase family 4 protein codes for the protein MSDIGVRTVVYCGQHRSHADEFELWPGVTVRPVLPFNMDGGDPYQAPIYHLARIIDILRRGADESDAVYVHDSNLRFEFIASGKPLVRGVFDLFYPHTLAGVIQSGDARLVANSDYVGNCIKEALRRFRTLGDNALRVVNTGFQEPRFRPGNVNQMRDRLRLPEDALPILYPHRPDPTKGIFESLAVVQLLRKRLHADQFRSVRLLVSVWEDFEPGQGIEGLGEPYPTVFRQAAELGIADKLHLHSWVPRHDMSNYYALGAATLSIGTFPEAFGHVHVESMLSGTPAITSRVAAYRTTVPEELARKVDPTDVEAAADQLVEVLGRRERTGAPLQDHLRDKFGFERMLDGYSHAFFDHAEAREGPFTGVSVPVAAGTRLRIPPWAAALDSGYYNDYSGYAMDKRLEECLPFILASTTVETLKERTSVSESDILRWLRNGHLLSLNS
- a CDS encoding UvrD-helicase domain-containing protein: MKPTDEQTAAADAFHAGDHLALQAGAGTGKTTTLALLARTTTRRGRYLAFNRAIAQDARTRFPNTVQCKTAHALAYAAIGHGYTRRLNAPRRPAWQTGQALGVTKAIRIAEHDISQRALCHTLLRTVASFCHTADEAITRHHVPRLRGLENNDLHTQLAAHIVPFARKAWSDLHNPDAGAVRFDHDHYLKMWALTQPRIDADFLLLDEAQDTNPVVEHIFLSQRDHAQLVMVGDSAQAIYHWRGAKDIMTGFDGTQLALSKSFRFGPHLAEEANRWLAIADAPLRLTGTETVPTELGPLTRPDAVLCRTNVGAMSHVMGLMTAGCRVALAGGGDSLRTLALAARDLKEGRHTTHPELLLFPSWGELQDYAAHDPAGRDLQPLVDLVDTHGTDAILTAVAQLAPEQHAQVTVSTAHKAKGREWPRVKIADDFTPPQDSDQHDDAGQAVPGPIDDGEARLAYVAVTRTRTRLDLGGLSWIHDHPHGTP